From Paenibacillus sp. PK3_47, the proteins below share one genomic window:
- a CDS encoding GNAT family N-acetyltransferase — protein sequence MGNIEIRHEPPAVEQYLALRLEAGLSPMSAEGAAAGLPRSCFAVTLYEGNVLVGMGRVIGDGGCFFQVTDIAVKPSCQGRGLGKLIMREIRSYLDTVPQQTYVSLIADGEASKLYAQYGFVPVMPESQGMFLRR from the coding sequence ATGGGCAATATTGAAATCAGGCATGAGCCTCCTGCAGTGGAGCAATATCTGGCGCTGCGGCTGGAAGCAGGACTGAGTCCGATGAGCGCTGAGGGGGCGGCGGCTGGACTTCCGCGGTCCTGTTTTGCAGTAACATTGTATGAAGGTAACGTACTGGTCGGCATGGGCCGTGTGATCGGGGACGGCGGCTGCTTTTTTCAGGTAACAGATATTGCGGTTAAGCCCTCCTGCCAGGGCCGCGGTCTGGGAAAGCTGATTATGCGTGAGATCAGATCCTATCTGGATACGGTTCCGCAGCAGACCTATGTCAGTCTGATTGCCGACGGCGAGGCGTCCAAGCTGTATGCACAGTATGGCTTTGTTCCGGTTATGCCGGAGTCGCAGGGTATGTTCCTGCGGCGTTAA
- a CDS encoding GNAT family N-acetyltransferase — translation MNYRPMIAEDYEAAYRLWENTPGMGLSEADSKEEITRYLERNPGLSLVCENKDGSLAGTAMCGHDGRRGYMYHVAVSSECRGMGIGRELAARCLEGLRNAGIVKCHLMVIEDNGPGRSFWSGIGWQERDGIVLFSQNC, via the coding sequence ATGAATTACAGGCCGATGATTGCAGAGGATTACGAAGCCGCATACCGGCTGTGGGAGAACACTCCGGGGATGGGATTAAGCGAAGCGGACTCCAAAGAGGAGATTACCCGCTATCTGGAGCGCAATCCCGGGCTTAGCCTGGTATGTGAAAATAAAGACGGTTCACTTGCCGGAACCGCTATGTGCGGCCATGACGGGCGCAGAGGGTACATGTATCATGTCGCGGTAAGCAGCGAGTGCCGCGGCATGGGGATCGGGCGGGAACTCGCAGCCCGCTGCCTGGAAGGCCTGCGGAATGCGGGAATCGTGAAGTGCCATTTGATGGTTATTGAAGACAATGGGCCGGGACGCAGCTTCTGGTCAGGCATCGGCTGGCAGGAGCGGGACGGTATTGTGCTTTTTTCACAGAACTGCTGA
- the cysW gene encoding sulfate ABC transporter permease subunit CysW codes for MAGTVPVFAAGRKAGVSSPATNESPAVKWLLITAAGLVLLWLIVLPLVVVLTEALKRGLDVYWAALTDPDAASALRLTLLVALITVPLNTIFGVAAAWAVTKFRFRGKGFLITLIDLPFAVSPVIGGLIFILVFGSHGWFGSWLSDHDIKIVFALPGIVLATLFVTFPFVARELIPLMEDQGTQEEEAAITLGARGWQIFWRVTLPNIKWGLLYGIILCNARAMGEFGAVSVVSGHIRGETNTLPLHVEILYNEYQFSASFAVASLLLLLALVTMIVKSWLLRKNDH; via the coding sequence ATGGCGGGTACTGTTCCTGTCTTCGCAGCCGGGCGTAAAGCCGGCGTATCCTCTCCGGCAACGAACGAGTCACCGGCCGTTAAATGGCTGCTGATTACTGCCGCCGGGCTGGTCCTGTTGTGGCTGATTGTCCTGCCGCTGGTCGTCGTGCTGACGGAGGCGCTGAAACGTGGCCTGGACGTATACTGGGCGGCACTGACCGACCCCGACGCCGCATCGGCCTTAAGGCTGACGCTGCTCGTAGCGCTGATCACCGTTCCGCTGAATACAATATTCGGCGTGGCGGCAGCCTGGGCGGTCACCAAGTTCCGTTTTCGCGGCAAAGGATTTCTGATTACCCTGATCGATCTGCCGTTTGCCGTGTCGCCGGTCATCGGGGGGCTGATATTTATCCTCGTGTTCGGTTCGCACGGCTGGTTCGGTTCCTGGCTGAGCGATCATGACATCAAAATCGTATTTGCGCTTCCGGGGATTGTGCTGGCCACTTTGTTTGTTACCTTTCCTTTTGTAGCCCGTGAGCTCATTCCGCTGATGGAGGATCAGGGGACACAGGAAGAGGAAGCAGCGATTACACTGGGCGCGCGTGGCTGGCAGATTTTTTGGCGTGTGACCCTGCCTAATATCAAATGGGGCCTGTTATACGGGATCATTCTCTGTAATGCACGGGCGATGGGCGAGTTCGGTGCGGTGTCGGTAGTCTCGGGGCATATCCGCGGAGAGACAAACACGCTGCCGCTTCATGTCGAAATTTTATACAATGAATATCAGTTCTCGGCATCGTTCGCGGTAGCCTCACTCCTGCTGCTACTGGCGCTGGTCACGATGATCGTCAAAAGCTGGCTGCTCCGCAAAAATGATCATTGA
- the cysT gene encoding sulfate ABC transporter permease subunit CysT, with protein sequence MKTYMNVTTTAVARRKLLPGFGITMGYSVLYLSLVVLLPLSALLFNSTGLTWGKFWDVATDPRVLASYRVSLTTAAAAALTNAFFGLLLAWVLVRYEFPGKRIFDALIDLPFALPTAVAGVSLTALYSQNGWIGSLLEPLGLKVAFTPLGITLALMFIGIPFVVRTVQPVLEDLDRDMEEASATLGAGRWRTFTRIVLPELLPALLTGFALAFARGIGEYGSVVFISGNMPMRTEIAPLLIMTKLEQFDYAGATAVALLLLLISFLMLLVINMLQRWARKSSR encoded by the coding sequence ATGAAGACGTACATGAATGTCACTACTACGGCTGTTGCGCGGCGCAAGCTGCTGCCCGGCTTCGGAATTACGATGGGCTATAGCGTACTGTATTTAAGCCTCGTCGTTCTGCTGCCGCTCTCAGCGCTGCTGTTCAATTCCACCGGGCTGACCTGGGGGAAATTCTGGGATGTAGCTACAGACCCGCGGGTGCTGGCTTCCTACCGGGTCAGTCTGACGACGGCAGCCGCTGCGGCATTAACCAATGCTTTTTTCGGCCTGCTGCTGGCCTGGGTTCTGGTGCGTTATGAGTTTCCGGGCAAAAGAATTTTCGATGCGCTGATCGATCTCCCGTTTGCGCTTCCGACAGCTGTAGCGGGTGTCTCCTTAACCGCGCTGTATTCCCAGAACGGCTGGATCGGTTCGCTGCTTGAACCCTTGGGGCTGAAGGTGGCCTTCACGCCGCTGGGCATTACGCTCGCGCTGATGTTTATCGGCATTCCCTTTGTAGTCCGTACTGTACAGCCCGTGCTGGAGGATCTCGACAGAGACATGGAGGAGGCTTCGGCTACATTGGGTGCGGGACGCTGGCGTACTTTTACGCGGATTGTCCTGCCGGAGCTGCTTCCTGCACTGCTCACCGGCTTCGCGCTGGCCTTCGCCAGAGGGATCGGGGAATACGGCTCGGTAGTCTTCATCTCCGGCAATATGCCGATGCGCACAGAAATTGCCCCGCTGCTGATCATGACCAAGCTGGAGCAGTTTGATTACGCCGGAGCAACGGCAGTAGCCCTGCTGCTGCTGCTGATTTCCTTCCTGATGCTGCTGGTCATCAACATGCTCCAGCGCTGGGCACGCAAAAGCTCGCGGTAG
- a CDS encoding HNH endonuclease produces the protein MTENKPSPSLTKQCAYCHGHKPLSEFRRRTGKRSKGQSRRGACRECRKQQAAAGSAALSRSPDTAAAVPVQDLEAAPAKRKKKRQTAQIPQAPAVSAQPGPKAHLHSLPERSKDIKAGQTAPGAKGRSRHRGTEQHRKPYPQGARPDPQDASALTPSFKGMILMRGHSDKGRRWHQEIDLELAVTLVKEHAAVVVNRRTIRRLYSNKDFRNMILTRDNYTCYFCGLYGDTIDHLLPRAKGGHTTPDNCVCACNLCNQTKADRDVEEFMGRSLQ, from the coding sequence ATGACCGAAAACAAACCGTCACCGTCACTAACCAAGCAATGCGCTTACTGCCACGGGCATAAGCCGCTCTCTGAATTCCGCAGACGGACCGGAAAAAGGTCCAAAGGGCAGTCCCGCCGGGGGGCCTGCCGGGAATGCCGGAAGCAGCAGGCGGCTGCGGGCTCAGCTGCCCTGTCCCGTTCACCTGACACTGCAGCGGCTGTGCCGGTGCAGGACCTGGAAGCTGCGCCTGCAAAGCGTAAAAAGAAAAGACAGACGGCGCAGATCCCCCAGGCTCCGGCCGTATCTGCACAGCCAGGGCCAAAAGCCCATCTGCACTCCTTGCCGGAGCGCAGCAAAGACATCAAGGCCGGACAGACGGCTCCGGGAGCCAAGGGCAGATCCCGCCACCGCGGCACCGAGCAGCACCGGAAGCCTTACCCGCAGGGGGCCAGACCTGATCCGCAGGATGCCTCTGCTCTTACGCCTTCCTTCAAGGGAATGATTCTGATGCGCGGCCACAGTGACAAAGGGCGCCGCTGGCATCAGGAGATTGACCTTGAGCTTGCGGTGACGCTCGTGAAGGAGCATGCGGCAGTGGTTGTTAACCGCCGCACGATCCGCCGCCTGTACAGCAATAAAGACTTCAGGAATATGATCCTGACCAGGGATAATTACACCTGTTACTTTTGCGGATTATACGGGGATACCATCGACCACCTTCTGCCCCGTGCCAAGGGAGGGCACACCACGCCAGATAACTGTGTCTGTGCCTGCAATTTGTGCAACCAGACCAAGGCTGACCGTGATGTGGAGGAGTTTATGGGCCGTTCCCTCCAATAA
- a CDS encoding YwbE family protein: protein MNGQLRADIRPGLEVDIVLKQDQASGKLTHGTVKDILTNSPRHPHGIKVRLTDGQVGRVKNITVK from the coding sequence ATGAACGGCCAGCTTAGAGCAGACATCCGGCCCGGGCTTGAGGTCGATATTGTGCTGAAGCAGGATCAGGCCTCAGGCAAGCTTACACACGGCACGGTCAAGGACATTCTAACCAACTCGCCGCGTCATCCGCACGGCATCAAGGTACGGCTGACAGACGGCCAGGTTGGAAGAGTGAAGAATATTACTGTTAAATGA
- the sdaAA gene encoding L-serine ammonia-lyase, iron-sulfur-dependent, subunit alpha produces the protein MNFQTLSQLAVLCEERGMGIGALMLEEQSAESGRSKEQEFATMSQYYGVMKEAVHRGMHEDTTSRSGLTGLDAQRVAAYNAADEPCLGGPAGSAMAYALAVSEVNASMGRIIATPTAGSCGIIPGVFLSCQERFDWDDDYMVSGLFAAGAIGYVIANNSFVSGAEGGCQAEVGSAIGMAAGALTELRGGTPAQAVHAVGLALKNTLGLICDPVGGLVEIPCIVRNGFGAVTALAAADMALAGVHSVIPSDEVIKVMLEVGSAMPEKHRETAGGGLAQTPTGRQIMKDLRNQK, from the coding sequence ATGAATTTTCAAACACTAAGCCAGCTGGCGGTATTATGCGAAGAGCGCGGAATGGGAATCGGGGCGCTTATGCTGGAGGAGCAGAGTGCGGAGTCCGGCCGCTCCAAGGAACAGGAATTTGCCACGATGAGCCAATATTACGGAGTGATGAAAGAAGCGGTCCACCGCGGCATGCATGAAGATACCACTTCACGCAGCGGCCTGACCGGCCTTGATGCACAGCGGGTGGCTGCCTACAATGCGGCGGATGAGCCTTGTCTCGGCGGACCGGCCGGCAGTGCTATGGCCTATGCCTTGGCCGTATCGGAAGTGAATGCTTCCATGGGGCGCATTATTGCTACTCCGACTGCCGGCTCCTGCGGGATCATTCCCGGTGTATTCCTCAGTTGCCAGGAGCGTTTTGACTGGGATGATGATTATATGGTATCCGGATTGTTCGCGGCGGGAGCAATAGGCTATGTTATCGCCAACAATTCCTTTGTATCCGGAGCAGAGGGCGGCTGCCAGGCTGAGGTCGGATCGGCTATCGGCATGGCGGCAGGCGCTCTGACTGAGCTGCGCGGAGGAACGCCTGCGCAGGCGGTGCATGCCGTAGGTCTTGCACTGAAGAATACCCTTGGCCTGATCTGTGATCCGGTGGGCGGCCTTGTGGAAATCCCGTGCATTGTAAGGAACGGCTTCGGTGCCGTGACCGCGCTCGCCGCCGCCGATATGGCACTGGCCGGCGTGCACAGCGTTATTCCTTCGGATGAAGTGATCAAGGTGATGCTGGAGGTCGGTTCAGCCATGCCGGAGAAGCACCGGGAGACGGCCGGAGGCGGGCTCGCCCAGACTCCGACCGGCCGCCAGATCATGAAGGATTTGCGGAACCAAAAATAA
- a CDS encoding NAD(P)H-binding protein, giving the protein MDVVVLGASGKIGRAIVQEALKRKHEVTAAVRNPQSVDMEHERLKTAAVDILDPDSVAAVVRGHGEVISAFGPKPGQENDLLLAADSLLQGLRTAGVERLMIVGGAGSLKTESGELLMDTAGFPESIRPLAAAHEQAYIKYKESELDYTYISPPAVISPGRRTGNFRIGLDRLIVDEEGQSSISIEDFAVAVVDELEEGNFSRERFTVAY; this is encoded by the coding sequence ATGGATGTTGTAGTACTAGGAGCGTCAGGAAAGATTGGACGGGCTATTGTGCAGGAGGCGTTAAAAAGAAAACATGAGGTGACGGCCGCAGTACGCAATCCGCAGTCAGTGGATATGGAGCATGAGCGTCTGAAGACTGCAGCCGTTGATATATTGGATCCGGATTCGGTAGCCGCCGTTGTCCGTGGACATGGCGAGGTGATCAGCGCCTTCGGGCCGAAGCCGGGACAGGAGAATGATCTGCTCCTTGCGGCAGATTCGCTGCTTCAGGGGCTGCGTACCGCCGGTGTGGAGCGTCTGATGATTGTCGGCGGAGCCGGCAGCCTTAAGACAGAATCGGGAGAGCTTCTTATGGATACAGCCGGGTTCCCGGAGTCCATCCGTCCGCTGGCTGCCGCCCATGAGCAGGCCTATATAAAGTACAAGGAATCAGAGCTGGATTACACATACATCAGCCCTCCGGCGGTCATTTCACCGGGCAGGCGGACAGGCAATTTCCGTATCGGCCTGGACCGGCTGATTGTGGACGAGGAAGGCCAGAGCAGCATCAGCATTGAGGATTTTGCGGTAGCTGTCGTCGATGAGCTGGAGGAAGGGAATTTCAGCCGGGAGCGGTTTACGGTGGCTTATTGA
- a CDS encoding SDR family oxidoreductase produces the protein MNPIYPYYGEKTVCRKQPVAFPPQHQDRQPGLESLMSPRPISENPEHCGSGKLKGKVALITGGDSGIGKAAAIAFAKEGADVAIAYLYEASDAEVTQRRIEELGRRCLRIETDLRYKQCCFQAVEQTVRTFGRLDILVNNHAVQYPQQSLLDISEEQLYQTFQTNIFPFFFLAQAALPHLKRGASIINTASITAYQGHKELIDYSATKGAIVTFTRSLALSLADDGIRVNSVAPGPVWTPLIPSSFSAAEVSVFGTDTPFGRAAQPYELAGAYVYLAGPDSTYVTGTCIHVNGGDMVTS, from the coding sequence ATGAACCCCATTTATCCCTATTACGGGGAAAAGACGGTATGCCGCAAGCAGCCTGTCGCCTTTCCCCCGCAGCATCAGGACCGTCAGCCGGGACTTGAAAGCCTTATGTCACCCCGCCCGATCAGCGAAAATCCGGAACACTGCGGCAGCGGAAAGCTCAAAGGCAAGGTTGCCCTGATCACCGGAGGGGACAGCGGAATCGGCAAGGCTGCGGCCATTGCTTTTGCCAAAGAGGGAGCCGACGTCGCCATAGCCTATCTCTATGAAGCCTCGGATGCCGAAGTCACGCAGCGGCGCATTGAAGAGCTGGGACGCCGCTGCCTGCGAATTGAGACGGACTTACGCTACAAGCAGTGCTGTTTTCAGGCGGTAGAGCAGACTGTGCGCACTTTCGGCAGGCTGGACATTCTGGTGAATAATCATGCCGTACAGTATCCGCAGCAGAGCCTTCTGGATATTTCAGAGGAACAGCTCTACCAGACGTTCCAGACCAATATTTTCCCGTTCTTTTTTCTGGCCCAGGCCGCTTTGCCCCACTTGAAGCGGGGTGCCTCCATTATCAACACAGCCTCAATTACCGCTTATCAGGGCCATAAGGAGCTGATTGATTATTCCGCTACCAAAGGGGCGATCGTCACCTTCACACGCTCTCTTGCCCTGTCGCTGGCTGATGACGGAATCCGTGTAAACAGCGTTGCGCCCGGCCCCGTATGGACACCGCTTATCCCCTCCAGCTTTTCGGCTGCAGAGGTCAGTGTGTTCGGCACGGATACGCCTTTCGGGCGTGCGGCGCAGCCTTACGAGCTGGCAGGAGCCTATGTCTATCTGGCCGGTCCCGACTCCACTTACGTGACAGGCACTTGTATTCATGTTAACGGAGGGGACATGGTTACAAGCTAA
- a CDS encoding LacI family DNA-binding transcriptional regulator, with amino-acid sequence MTTIYDIAKRTGYSPTTVSKAFNNYSDVREKTREEILRTAREMGYLPNAHARTLTTKKSWTIGVLFVEGTGAGFRHPFFGAVIESFKQVAVAKGYALMFISKDVGGKKSGYLENCRIHGVDGVVVFLSEYDDPYFKELLESNIPTVILDYETALSHTVCSDNAAGAQLAVEYLASLGHRRIAHISGGEDTFPGRQREQGYRTALELQGLEVREDYIALGAFYSREAGYGAMQSLLALPERPTAVFASGDLLALGAVMAAKDQGLSVPGDISVMGYDDIELAGYVTPALTTIRQDTTMLGTRAAEILLSSIGKSREGHEALVLPVEVVVRESCAPPGGNEV; translated from the coding sequence TTGACTACCATATATGATATTGCCAAAAGAACCGGTTACTCGCCGACGACGGTATCCAAGGCATTCAATAACTATTCCGATGTGCGGGAAAAGACGCGGGAGGAAATTCTGCGGACTGCCCGGGAGATGGGGTATCTGCCCAATGCCCATGCCCGCACGCTGACCACCAAGAAATCCTGGACCATCGGCGTATTGTTCGTGGAAGGCACAGGGGCGGGCTTCCGTCATCCATTTTTCGGTGCGGTCATTGAGAGCTTCAAGCAGGTTGCCGTAGCCAAAGGTTACGCCCTTATGTTTATCTCAAAGGATGTCGGCGGCAAGAAAAGCGGATATCTGGAGAACTGCCGGATTCATGGAGTCGATGGAGTGGTTGTATTTCTCTCTGAGTATGATGACCCTTATTTCAAGGAACTGCTGGAGAGCAATATCCCTACAGTTATCCTGGACTATGAGACAGCCTTATCCCATACGGTCTGTTCAGATAACGCAGCGGGTGCACAGCTGGCCGTGGAATATCTGGCTTCGCTCGGACACCGGAGGATTGCCCATATCAGCGGGGGAGAAGATACCTTTCCTGGACGGCAGCGTGAGCAGGGGTACAGGACAGCGCTTGAGCTTCAGGGGCTCGAAGTGCGGGAGGATTATATTGCCCTCGGTGCTTTTTATTCGCGGGAGGCCGGCTATGGCGCTATGCAGAGTCTTCTGGCGCTGCCGGAACGTCCGACAGCCGTCTTCGCTTCGGGTGACCTGCTTGCTTTGGGTGCGGTGATGGCTGCAAAGGACCAGGGACTGTCCGTTCCAGGGGATATTTCCGTTATGGGCTACGACGACATTGAGTTAGCCGGCTATGTTACACCTGCTTTGACGACAATCCGCCAGGATACCACAATGCTTGGTACAAGGGCTGCGGAAATTCTGCTCTCTTCGATCGGCAAAAGCCGGGAAGGACATGAAGCGCTGGTGCTTCCTGTTGAAGTCGTGGTGAGGGAATCCTGTGCGCCTCCAGGCGGCAATGAAGTTTGA
- a CDS encoding NAD(P)H-hydrate dehydratase, whose amino-acid sequence MDLVTAEEMRQLDRMTIEQLGIPAIALMENAGRAIAEEIIALCRRRNAAGAEAAAGLGTGGPGVQPPGFTVSGDEALTLDHAEAEHWLILVGKGNNGGDGLAAARHLREAGIAVTLVYAAAPESLAGEAALQRDAAAAMGVPAAVHGRDAVDFAACSGIVDALLGTGSAGAPRGAYAELIAAANASGKPIVSADIPSGLDADTGETHEPCIHASVTVCLALLKRGLVQYPGAEAAGKVVVRSIGIPAGLARTSGVQASLLTPEVLRTRLQVDVSRRRSPEGHKGTYGHVLLAAGSMNMSGAGLLAARASLRIGCGLATWALPGKLLPQVIGAVPEIMLAPAGRAEDGDWNAGTAAEVLKLSAGRDVTAVGPGLGRFEGDREWLRTLWEGIGSPLVIDADALNILADADYGAWAERSHPVILTPHPGEMARLAGLTTAEVQRDRIGLALDYARKHAVILVLKGAHTVIATPEGQAYVNITGHPGMGTGGAGDVLTGMISGLLAQGLEAAQAAAFGVYLHGLAGERAARNRHDPSAIIAGDIIEAL is encoded by the coding sequence ATGGATCTGGTGACTGCGGAAGAAATGCGGCAGCTTGACCGCATGACGATTGAGCAGCTGGGCATTCCTGCGATTGCGCTGATGGAGAATGCCGGGCGGGCGATCGCCGAAGAGATTATCGCGCTGTGCAGGCGCAGGAATGCGGCCGGCGCCGAGGCTGCCGCCGGTCTTGGAACCGGCGGCCCGGGCGTTCAGCCGCCGGGCTTTACGGTCAGCGGCGACGAAGCGCTGACCCTGGACCATGCCGAAGCCGAGCATTGGCTCATCCTCGTCGGCAAAGGCAATAACGGCGGCGACGGACTGGCCGCCGCCAGACACCTGCGTGAGGCGGGCATCGCCGTCACGCTGGTGTACGCCGCCGCGCCGGAGTCGCTGGCGGGCGAAGCCGCCCTGCAGCGGGATGCCGCTGCAGCGATGGGCGTCCCCGCCGCAGTCCACGGCAGGGACGCGGTGGACTTTGCCGCCTGCAGCGGCATTGTGGATGCGCTGCTCGGCACCGGCAGCGCGGGTGCCCCGCGCGGTGCCTATGCGGAGCTGATTGCCGCAGCGAACGCCAGCGGCAAGCCCATTGTGTCCGCGGACATCCCGAGCGGGCTGGACGCGGACACGGGGGAGACGCATGAGCCGTGCATTCATGCGTCGGTGACCGTGTGCCTCGCGCTGCTTAAGCGCGGGCTGGTGCAGTATCCCGGCGCGGAAGCTGCCGGGAAGGTGGTGGTCCGCTCCATCGGCATTCCCGCTGGCTTGGCCCGGACCTCCGGCGTGCAGGCCAGCCTGCTGACGCCGGAGGTGCTGCGGACACGTCTGCAGGTCGACGTGTCGCGCCGCCGCTCGCCCGAAGGCCACAAGGGCACTTACGGGCATGTCCTGCTTGCGGCGGGCAGCATGAACATGAGCGGCGCCGGGCTGCTTGCCGCCCGGGCGTCGCTCAGGATAGGCTGCGGCCTGGCCACCTGGGCGCTGCCCGGGAAACTGCTGCCGCAGGTGATCGGAGCCGTCCCGGAGATTATGCTGGCTCCTGCCGGCCGGGCGGAAGACGGGGACTGGAATGCCGGCACGGCTGCAGAAGTGCTGAAGCTGAGTGCCGGACGGGATGTCACGGCTGTCGGGCCGGGGCTCGGCCGGTTCGAAGGTGACCGGGAATGGCTGCGCACTTTATGGGAAGGGATCGGCTCCCCGCTGGTGATTGATGCCGATGCCCTGAATATATTGGCGGATGCGGATTACGGCGCATGGGCAGAGCGCAGCCACCCGGTAATCCTGACACCGCATCCGGGAGAGATGGCCCGGCTGGCGGGCCTTACTACAGCAGAGGTTCAGCGCGACCGGATCGGCCTGGCGCTGGACTATGCCCGGAAGCATGCTGTCATTCTGGTGCTGAAGGGGGCGCATACCGTAATTGCAACACCAGAAGGACAAGCCTATGTAAACATCACAGGCCATCCGGGAATGGGGACCGGCGGGGCGGGCGATGTGCTGACAGGCATGATCTCAGGTCTGCTGGCACAGGGACTGGAAGCTGCGCAGGCAGCAGCTTTTGGCGTATATCTGCACGGACTGGCCGGTGAGCGGGCAGCCCGTAACCGTCATGATCCTTCGGCCATTATTGCCGGAGATATTATCGAAGCGCTCTGA
- the sdaAB gene encoding L-serine ammonia-lyase, iron-sulfur-dependent subunit beta has product MRFKDVFSIIGPAMVGPSSSHTAGAARIGRAARQVLGELPREAEVIFFGSFAATYQGHGTDRAIAGGLLDFATDDVRLPGSIELAAEAGMEISFRQGAGLFPHPNTVRLRLVGSRTGTELTLTGISIGGGNIEIVDIDVFTVKLTGMYPTVLIQHMDYLGVLASVTDVMRRGEFNIGHMSLDRKNRSGAALTVLELDESATAELLQELAALPAVKSVKVVDLNEVTQEEKGKGSTS; this is encoded by the coding sequence ATGCGTTTTAAAGATGTTTTTTCAATTATAGGGCCGGCCATGGTCGGTCCTTCCAGTTCGCATACAGCAGGAGCGGCACGGATCGGCAGAGCGGCCCGCCAGGTGCTGGGCGAGCTGCCGCGTGAGGCCGAGGTTATTTTTTTCGGTTCTTTTGCCGCAACTTATCAGGGACATGGTACGGACAGGGCAATCGCCGGGGGACTGCTTGATTTTGCAACCGATGATGTACGTCTGCCGGGCTCCATAGAGCTTGCAGCTGAAGCCGGAATGGAGATTTCTTTCCGGCAGGGGGCAGGCCTGTTTCCCCATCCCAATACGGTCCGTCTGCGGCTGGTCGGCAGCAGGACAGGAACTGAGCTGACGCTGACAGGGATCTCGATCGGAGGAGGCAATATAGAGATTGTGGACATCGACGTGTTTACGGTGAAGCTCACCGGTATGTACCCGACGGTGCTGATTCAGCATATGGATTACCTGGGCGTACTCGCCAGCGTTACCGATGTGATGCGCCGGGGTGAGTTCAATATCGGGCATATGTCTTTGGACCGGAAGAACCGCAGCGGTGCTGCATTAACGGTATTGGAGCTGGATGAAAGTGCCACGGCGGAGCTGCTGCAGGAGCTGGCCGCCCTGCCGGCTGTGAAATCCGTGAAGGTGGTTGATTTGAACGAAGTTACGCAAGAAGAGAAGGGGAAGGGAAGCACGTCATGA
- a CDS encoding YezD family protein, with protein sequence MAKPLKVDEVWLARIAGLLDDMEFGSLHIVVHEGQIVQMERTERKRFENSTANARHSGETGHRRTDTRSAGRG encoded by the coding sequence ATGGCTAAACCACTGAAAGTGGATGAGGTATGGCTGGCGCGGATTGCAGGACTTCTGGATGACATGGAGTTCGGCTCGCTGCACATTGTGGTGCATGAAGGTCAGATTGTGCAGATGGAACGTACGGAGCGCAAACGTTTTGAGAATAGCACAGCAAATGCACGTCATAGTGGAGAGACCGGACACCGGCGTACCGATACCCGTTCTGCGGGACGCGGATAG